TGGCCTTGCCCCCACCCCAAAGAGAGAGCCCGCCTGAGGATGACCCCAGTGAAGATGACAGCGGAGCAGGAAATACAGGCAGGCCAATATTCCAGGTGCTGTTTCTTGGGCCCCAGCATCAAGCCAGGCTTACAGGCAGCCGTTCCCTGGAATTTTCAGTCACATGAGACAGAATTCCAcccccttttatttttatcatcatcatcatcattattttctgCTTAAGCAGGATTGAactggtttctgtcacttgcaaccaaagaTTTCTGACAACATAGCAGTGCCGTGGCCTTGGGCTGGCATTGCTTGTTCGGTCTGACCAGCCTTCCACCACTGGCCAAAGGAAGGATAACCGGGCTATGACACCAACCACTCCCGAGCTGCCTGGAGGCAGGACAGGGCTGGCTCAGGACAGCATGGGGGCCCAAGCTCCAGGGCTCCAGGGAGGGGCttcctcagagaagaaaaagccagggagagaagggggaaaggCGTGCGTGGCCTGGCTGAACCTGCCTCTCCTGGGTCCAGGAACTGCTGAATTCAGCAGGGAGTAATTTGCCTGGGCTCAGCCTCTTCTCGTTGGTCCAGAGGAGCATCCAGAGAAATCACAGGCTCTCAGGATGGACGGCTCAGGACCTTCAAGCCCATCCTGGTCTGTGCCCCAGAGAACAGTAAACTAGTGGCCCCagggcagccctgtggcagaATGTGCCCTGCAGTGCAGTCtgcgtgggggtgggggtgggggcctcgTGGCCACCCGGGTGCCCATCAATGTGGGAGGCCGCTAGGGAACAAGGAACcagaaaaacacagacaaaacCTAAAATGGggcaagtgaaaaaagaaaaccagaataagagccttagcataataccatccatatatacatataaaacaacTCTACTTATTTCTTACAGATGCACACACTCGAGGGCTTATGCCAAACACCAGAGTGGTGGCACTCTGGGCACGGGAAGGCATGAATGGAGTGGGATTAGGGACGCAGCGGCAAAGCCACACAGAACAAGAGACGGGGCTTGCGTGCTCCGGGGATGATCCCATGCCCTGAACTGAGAGGTCTGAAGAACTcagcctggcacccagcaggggAGGGACAGGCTCCCAGGCAAAGAGGATCGTGTGATCACAACCCTGCCTGCGCCCTGGGGTCACCAGAGGAGCTTTAAGAAATCCAGTTGCCTGGGAGCCACCCCTAGGTTCTGCTTTCACTGGTCTGAGTGCAGCCTGGAAAGTGGGGTTTTCAGAGCTCCCAGGTGACCTCGACGTGTGGCTGGAGCCAAGGCCCCCCGCACCTGGGTTCTCATcgcagctctgccactcacaagCCTGGTGGTttcaggcaagtcacttcccttctctgaacCCTGGattctttatctattctggaGTTTTCTCTCCTGGAGTCTCACAGCTGAGAATCTCTAAAGCAACCAtgtcacttcctccttcctcatgAGGAAAAGGAGGCCAGAGGGCTCCGGATAATGTGAACActgtctgctttttatttatccatttgggACCTTGGACACCACCCCTAGGAGCCCAGTACTCCAGAACCGGGAGGGAGGGGCCCCAGGTACGGTGGATGTTTGTGGTTCTCGTGTTGCCTTACCCTGTGCTGAAGTACCTGTTGCCTGCACTCAAATCATCCAAAATCATGACTGCTTAGCTCTCTTCTTATTTTTAGTATAACTTCTTTTTCCTGATCATAAATCTTTGTTGATAACTTGGGAGGGAAAAAACCCACCCATTATCCCTTTACCCAAATGTAACCAATGTCAATTTGCCCTTCCCCCgggaaggaaataaacatttattgaaccctGATCACGTCCCAGAAGCTTCCCTATCATCTCATATAACCTTCAGAGAGGAAAATAACTTTACTGCCCTTTCTGACTGTAAAAGCAATATAAGCTctttaacatatatattaaaaaaaaaaaaaaggaattcatagAGGTATAAAGGAGCAAGTGCAATTCACCTATGATCCCATCACCCAGAGATGGCGTTCCTTCCGATGTCATGTCCCCTCATGCATATGTTTGTGGACATCAGCCAGTGCACCATCAGCCAGCAAGTCCCAGGAACTAtctgcagaaaaggaaactgaggcccacgtCTGCCACATTACACTGTGTGCCAGTgggctccctcccttccctccgaGGGGGTGGGATGTCACAGGGGCTCCATAAAGCTTTGTCAAGTGACCAAATGAACAGGGGGAAGAGCCCAGGACGCCTCACCGGTTTATTCAGTCTCATTAAGTCATCAGAGGCTGCttccaatttgtatttttaaaaactcctaatCTACTTGCACTGATTATGGAGTGGCTGTGATTTCTTGGCTGTTACCCCGAGACACGGGCTGTCTGAGGGAGCAGGTGAGTGAGGCGTGATTGCCTCCCTGCTCCGTAGGAATAAAGAGCTCCGAAGAAAGGCAACCAGAGATCCAGGAGGTTTTAGAAACCCACATTTCCTAGAGATGAAATGCCGAAAGCTTCCATGGAAAAGAGTGTGGGGGAACGTGGTTAAAAAGCCCAAGTAAGGCCCCAGCTTGGGGGGGTGGGTAGCTATTCACAACCTAGCCTGCCTGAGCCTGGAATTCAGGCACGTGCTTCGGCCCACGTGCAAATGGGCAGAGGTTCTTACTTCTTCACTGTTATTTCTTGAGTGCCtttcatgtgccaggcactgtgctgcgTCACTTTCCCACACCATCTCATGTCACCCTGCCAACAAGCCCAGGAGGTGGGTGCTATCAtgaacccattttacagaggaagaaactgaggcacagagaggttcagtcatctgaccaaggccacacagctggcaaatGGAGAGCCACGTGTGAAACAGAGGTCCATGTGATTCCTAACACTCTGCTCTTAACCACTCAGAAGTTCTGCTGCTTTCCTTCTACGGGGGGGCTAagggggagggcagagcctgGATGCACCCATCTTCCCTCCTTGCCCAGTGGTGGCgtgggaggtggtggtgggcaAGGAGTCCATGCCAGGGTTTTCCCTCAAGATGCAGGGCTGAAAAACCAGAAACCACCCAAACACTCAGATATgcaaactgtggtacacccacaccacggaatactactcagcaataaaaagggaacaAACTACCGATACACACAGCAAcagtgtggatgaatctcaaaaatactGTGTTGAGATAAGGAAGGCAGACATACATGCACATACCccgtatgatgccatttatatgacGTTCAAGAACAGGCACCACTAATCCATGGGGAAAAATCAGACAGTGGCCCCGTCTGGGGAAGAGAAGGGCTGACTCACAAACAGCTGGTGGGAACGTTTGCGAGTTCTGGACACTGGATACATCTGCCGAAACTCAGACTTTAGATCTGTGCATTCATTGCAGGTAAATGGCATCGAGGGCTGTGTCCAGACCCCGAGAAACCTGCTCCCTGTTTACTCCCCCAGGAATTGAGGCTGGGCTGGCTGAGGTCCCAACTGTGACTTGAAGAGCTAAGGTCACAAACAGAGCTGATCAGTGGTCGCCAGGGTCTGGGGcgaggggagaaggcagagggacagCTTAACGGGGAGGGGTttccctttggggtgatgaaatgttctgaaaCTAGACAGAGCTGATGGTTGCCAACGGAATGCCAGGGAATTGGACACTTTATGGTTACttttatgttacgtgaattttacctcaatttaaaaaagtgaaaaaaaagaaagagaaagaaataccgTCTCAAGGGCAGAAAACTTCTCTCCCCACGAGTTCTCACCACCAGGATTTCTGCAGTAGTGGCTACCTCCCCTGTCAGAGTCGGGGCCACACTCCTCTGCCTGCATCCCTAGGGGACCCTGAGCGCCTGGAGATGATGTGTCTGCTTGCTcactgcctggtggcacagaaaCTCGAGGATTAAGGCACAAAGCTGATTgtgctgagtgagtgagtgagcggATGTGtgagtgagcaaatgaatgagcaaatgaataaatacatgagtgaatgagtgaatacacgaatgaatgaatgagtgagtgagcaaATGAACACGGGAGTGAAGAGAGGAGCACAGGAACGGATGGAAGAATGGTGAGAGAAGGAGCAAGTGACCCTGGGccagagcatggactctggaccCCCGCAGCCCGCGGGTTCCAATCCCGGCTTTGCGATGCAAGTCCCATTtaacctctccgtgcctcagtttcctcgtttgtcAAACAAACGGGGGTGGCGAGTTGTCGTGAGAAATAAACGAGTTAAAGGGTGTAAATCGCTTAGAACCACGCCCGGCAAGCTGAGCCCTCTGTAAGCTGTGCCTGCTAGAGAAACGCGCACGGAGCGCCTCCAGGTCGAGCCACCTACCGAGCAGCTGCACCTCGTCGGTGATGCCGTAGACGTCGATGAGCGCCCAGAGCGGGCCGCCCACGGCCACGCCGCAGTGGAAGAGCACCGGCTCGCCGTCGTTGACGCTGTAGAAGACGCGGCCGTGGCGGTCCGCCCAGTAGGCCAGCACGGTGTCGCGCAGCGCCAGGTTCTCGGGCAGCGCCTTGGCCCAGTAGCCGGGCCGCGTGACGAGGTCGGGGCAGGCGTACTTGGGGATGTCGTGCGCGCTCATGAGCGACGGGTCGTGCGCCGTGAAGCCGAAGCGCAGCGCGCCGCTCCAGCCGGGGCGCACGGCCACCAGGCGCAGCCGCACCTGCTCGTACAGCCGGATGGGCCGCTGCGTGAAGGTGACGCCATTGCAGAAGCTGTTGCGCCGCGTGGCCCGGCGCGAGTGGCCGTCCAGCCGCACGTTCTTGCCCTTGGCCTGCGCGTGGAAGCGCGGCGCTTCGCCCAGCACCGGACGCCGCTCGGGGCCGGGCCCGCAGCACGGCCGGGTGGCCAGGAGGCGCGCGGGCGGGCTGGACTCTGCGGGAGAGACAGGCGGGAGGGTTAGGCCCCGGAGCGCCGCCGCCCAGGTTCGTCCTTAACAATCGTTTCCATTTTAAATTCCATCTTGATTAGACGGGTAATTGAGAACGTTCCGGCCACCCCCAACCTGCCCAACGCTGCCACGGCGAAGTCACTAAACCCACTTCACAGAGGAGCACACCgagctgtgtttgtgtgtgtgtgtctgtctggtgAAACCCTGTTCAGAGCTGTTTCCCTCCGGGACAGGCCAACAGCGATGAGCTTGTCACAACAGCCAGACTGGGGGCCACTGACTTGCCCATTCCCATCAAATCCCAGGGCATCTAGCGTCTTCCTCCAGGGGCCCCTTCTGGGCAGCGGAGTCCCTTCAAAGGCAACAGGGCCTTGGATTCTAGGGGAGTAGAGGGGGTCTTGGGCTGCTTGTTTCTGGGCAATTTGTTCAAAAGCAAGGCATAATAGGAAATAGAAAGCGTGCAGCCTTGGGATCCCCGACAGTAGAATAAGAGGCAAGATGAAGAGTGCTGCCTGGCAGCCCAGCTCTCTGGCACTTCCTGGCCATGTGATGTGCAGTAGACCCTGTCACTTCTCTAGACCACTGTCCTTGCTTGTAAAATAGGGACATTACTTAACTCATACAGCTACTAAAAGATCATGTGGATGAGGGTCCTTGGATACTGCCTGGCACAAGCTATGTGCTTCACAGGCAGCTAAGAATGTGATCACCATACTGAAGTTCCAGAGGAAGCCCAAGCCAGGACTCTGTGACTTCCCCTCCCCTTCACTCACAGAAAATGAAGGCATCTTTAGAAGCAAGCTTGGTTTTTCTAGAACATACACCTTTCAGGATTCATTTATAAGGGAGTTCTGCCCCAGAGGACCTGGAGAATCTTGGGCCTGTCTCCTTTCAAAGGGCCTGGCCTCTGGCCACAAGCCCCGCGCCGAGGGGTTCTATCCTCCCCGTTTCCTCCTGCGTCCCGGGGGCGGTTCCCAGAGGCTGCACGAGTGCCCGCTGCTCCTTCACAACAGCAGCTGGGGACAGTTTCCATGGGAGGTGGTCACAGATCACAATGGTCTGTGGTCATGGGAGAAGAGTAGCAACCCCAGGGAATGAGAGGCCGCTGCAGGGACCACGCCTCCCCCGGCCAGCCACGGGGCCGCTGTGCTCTGGGCACATCAGGGGTTCACTTAATCCTGAGGCTGATGGGAGCCAGGACAGGAGCACATGaagaggaagaggccatgaggagGCAGACAAGCCAGGCCCCAGGGGAAGGGCACCCCAGTCATTAAGGGAGGAAACTGTTGGGAAGCTGGGAGGCCCCTCTGCAAACAGAAGCCACTGACCCACAGAAGACAAAAAGACAGATCTTGCTCGTTGCCTTCCTTGGTACAATGTTACCCATCGTAAGTTGAAAGCATGAAAATAtcctaagttgaaaatgcattcaGTCCGCCCAACCTACGGAACATCCTAGCTTGGCCTCAtttaccttaaacgtgctcagaacactcacATTATCCCACAGTTGGGCAAAGCTGCTAACGCAAAGCCTATTTTATACTGAAGTGTTGACTATCTCATGTAATTCACTGAATACTGTACTGACAGTGACAGAACGGGCGTCTGGGTACAGAATGGGGTAGTGTATTTGTTGTTCACCCTTGTGACCGCAGGGCTGAATGGGAGCTGCGGCTGCCCAGCATCCCGAGAGGGGATCGTACTGCATAtggctagcccaggaaaagaccaaaattcaaaatctgaagtacagtttctactgaaagCACATTGCCTTTGCACCATCGTAAAGTTGAAACATCGTAAGTTGAACCATTCTAAGTTGTGGGCTGTTGGCACACGGAATAAAGCCAACGACCCacataaggaaaaagaacataAGGAACTTTCGtattcatccatttaacaaatgtttagtGAGCACCCATACGTGCCAGGCACCACGCTAGGCACTGGAAATACAGCACTCACCAGGACAGATAAAGTTCCCACTCTGATGGGGCTGACATTCCAGTGGGCAAAGGCAGACAACAAATAAAACATACTCTGCCTGGTGGGATGCATTACAGAGAAAAATGCAGccaagggagggggcagagaggttttttcttaggatttccagggagggcctctctgaTGAGTGACttttgaacagagacctgaaggaggtgagggagtgaggcaGGAGGGTATCTGGGAGAAGAGTGGTCCAGGCAGGGGTAACAGCGagtgcaagggccctgaggtggGACTGTGCTGGTGTGGCTGAGAAACAAGAAGGAAGCCAACGTAGCTGGAATGGCATGACCAAGTTGGAGAGCGGCAGGAAATgagcccagagctggggctggggctgagggtggggagaagagccTATGgtggtggtttgttttctttaaccagtttactctgagtgagatgggacaTTCTTGGAGGTTTAGAGCAGAGAGGTGGTAGGACTCtcaggctgctgtgtggggagggGACTGTTGAGATGTGGGGGGTGGGCAAGGAAGCTGGGGGCTAGGACAAGGCTACCGGATGATTCCAGAACAGGGGTGATGGTGGCTCAGATTGGCAGGCAGGACGAGTAAAGGTGGCGAGAAagggtcagattctggatatgttGTGAGGGTAGTAGAGATTTGGAGGTTTTGGTTTTTaatgcaggaaataaaaaaagcatttgacttgATGCTTTGGATGTTTAAactatattcaataaataaaacaatttaaaaacacctTTTGGTTCTATAACGAATAttgaaggagaagcagagaggtggtggaaagggctggggagggaccACGGTGGGTCCTGTGGGGCAGCGGCTTGTCTGTCTCATTTTGACTCCTCTGTGCCCAGCCAGGCCTGGCACACACGGGCACTCGATGAATGCCAGAGGCTGCTTATTATGGTTGGATCGCGAGCAGACCTCAGAGATCATCTCGTCCAatgagcccattttacagatggggagatggGCCCACGGAGGGGAGGGGCCAGCTAAGCTCAAGGCTAGTGGGGTCTGGGCAGGAACCCCTTtcctgggttcttctggccaggcCACTGTGATCTCAGGGAGAATGTCAGAGGTCACTCCCACCCAAGGAGGGCAGGGGGagccctggaggggctggccaAGCACCACAGGCCCACAGGTCCTGGGCCACCATAAAAGGGGCCTCCAGTTTTCTGTGGCTCCCACCACACTTAGTCACGTGGGCATGGCCGCTGCTGCCTGCCCAGCATCCACTCCTCCTCTTCTGGCTACTGTGCCCCAATTTTCCTCAGGAGACCCAGCTTTCCCCCAGCTAGTGGGCTGACCTCACCCCAACTTTAGGAATTGGGgtatgagccaattcctaaaCACAGTGGGGTGTGATCCAGTGAGCCTGGCCACTCGGATCATTGCAAACTTTTCAGCTTGGGGAGCCAGCCCTCTTTGCTTATAAGCCAGGTCGAGCCAGGTTTCTGATTCTCGCAACCAAAACTGTCCAGATTCACAGAGTCACCATGCGTTCACTAAGCTGGTACAAGACACCAACTCTGGGCTGGTTACCCACCATGCATTTCCTCATCTAATCCTTATAATACCCCATGAGGCGAGGACCACGGATCCTCAtcacacagatgaagaaatggagtttcagagaggtggagtcacttgcccaaagtcacgcaGCCGGCTTAGCTAAAGGCAGAGCTGTGACTGAAGCTAGGTTTGTGTGACCCCCATCCTGCCTTTTTAGCCATTTTATCATACTCTCTCTGCTTTTGAGGAGCCAACACAGGACAGACAGAAGGGTTGAGTTGTTGACTTCTTATGTAGGAGAGGGATGCAAGAGGCCCCCTGCTGACTCCTGTTACCTCTGGGCAGGCCTGCTAGACATTGGACTGGTGGAGGAGGGCAACAGACAAAATGTTCACTCCTCTATTCagccatccatccgtccatccgtccatccgtccacccatccatccatctatgtgTCCATCCCATCTGTCTGCTCATCCTTTCATtggtccatccatctatccatctgtccgtccatccatccgtccatccttTCTGCAGATGTATCTActggtgccaggcactgagggtGCACAGGTGATCACATAATCCTGTCTTCATGGAGATCTGAGTCACCACATGGTGGAGAAGACACACATAGACAACGACAAGAGGGCAAGATAAAGAGCACCTTAGGCATCAGCACAGGGGGCTATAGGGCCTGAAGAAGTCCCTGGActcagccaggggctggggggcggggggtgatgCCCATAGAGCCAGGTCTTGAGGGAGAGGGaacattccaggctgagggaacacCAGAGGTGGGGGCAGCTGGACTTTGTGGGGAAGGTAAGTAATATGGTGGTGTGGCAGAGGGTGTATGAGGTTGGGTAGCCACTGCCTCCtaggggtgaggggtgaggggctAGGGTGCCATCGATGTTGCAGGGACCAGAGGGCAAGGCCCTGAATGCCAGCCCGAGAGGCTCAGATCACACAGCGTAGGGGACAGGGAGCCACGAAGGGCTTCCAGCAGAGCAGGCCAGCACTGCCTGTTAGGGAGGGGCCCCACAGCAGTGACGACGGTGGACACAGAGGCAGCCTGCAGGCCATCTTGGGAACCACAAGGATAAGCACAAAGGCCCACTGGAGAGCTATTTCGGCAGGACCAAAATCAATGAGCGGGGGAAATACCAGCTGGGTGTAAACCGTCAGGAGAGGCCGCCGGGGGAGCGCAGAGCCTGCATTCTCCACGCCGGGCCCAGCAAGCCACCCAACTTCTgggctgcagcttcctccccCATCCAACAGGCCGGATTCTCTCCAAGGTCCC
The nucleotide sequence above comes from Equus przewalskii isolate Varuska chromosome 13, EquPr2, whole genome shotgun sequence. Encoded proteins:
- the NEURL1B gene encoding E3 ubiquitin-protein ligase NEURL1B isoform X3, whose translation is MGNTVHRTLPESSPPARLLATRPCCGPGPERRPVLGEAPRFHAQAKGKNVRLDGHSRRATRRNSFCNGVTFTQRPIRLYEQVRLRLVAVRPGWSGALRFGFTAHDPSLMSAHDIPKYACPDLVTRPGYWAKALPENLALRDTVLAYWADRHGRVFYSVNDGEPVLFHCGVAVGGPLWALIDVYGITDEVQLLGTQQSSPATTSPSGSLSGSQDDSDSDMAFSVNQSSSASESSLVTAPSSPLSPPVSPVFSAPELAGSKNGECTVCFDGEVDTVIYTCGHMCLCHSCGLRLKRQARACCPICRRPIKDVIKIYRP